The genomic DNA GCTCTTCTtgaattataatttttatgaAACATGTTTcctaaacaaatttaaatacgGCATGAAATAGTAACGCTATTCGCCAACAGATGGCGCGTTACGCCCCAAAGTATGAAACGCGTATTGCACCCTCAAGCGACAAAACAGTCGTTAAGCTCACAACATTTCCAAAATGAAGCGAAAATAAGTACAACACCCCCTCTATTACGTTTTACATTTATTGATCGCTTCAGTTATACTTTATTGAAATCAGAAAcatgatcatcatcgtcgcTCGTCATCATCATATACACTTGTCGGCTAAACGTTGGTTGTTGGttagttggttggttggttttgttcgtGGTTATTGCGCTGCGTGCACATTTTCCACGCGCTTAAATTAGAATGAATCAACaaactgtgtgtgtttccggTTAAGATGTGATGGTCACAGAAAATCGCAGAAAGTGGTGCATAACAAAGACACACAAATTCTCTGTGCCCGTCGCGCGTCGTGTGTCTCCTCTCCAAGCGTTAATTACATGACACTCTAGTTCGAGATTACTAATGTGAGACGGGAGCTTTCTTTGCTAGCCTAAAGAGatagtgtgtctgtgtgttttgtttatggACGTGATGTGAATCATTCGAATGAGGGGGAAAAGGTAGATCCGTTTCCGGGGTTTACACACATGTACACTTATAACTTCTTTGTGTGGGCACTCCTTTTGTACGCACGCACGAggtgccggttttttttcgtcgaaATTTGTTCTAGTAcgtgcacttttttttttgtttaatgttttatcCTTTTGCTCTGTCTCCATTTGCATTTGTTAACCTATCGAAAGGCGTTTTTGTGTAGCTTGTGTGCAGCAATACAGGTTTACATTGATTTCACACCGGTAAGACAACGCGACGTACTGTGTCGATCATCATAATTTGTTAGCATACATTAATCCATTTTAACCGACATTTTGAGTGTTTATGAAAGAGGACACAAACTattaaaaaagaaggaagaaaatagaTTTCGTTCGTTTGATCTGTAGCGCATCCGTCATCGCCAAAATGGCGTCGGGTATTCGTAACGGTTTGTGGTAAAGTTAAACATTTTATAGCACACATTCGTTAAATGACGCGCAAATCatcatttttttatatcaAACACATGATATACAACATTTTTCTCATGAACGTGTAGAAGAATTGTTGGTAGTGGTGATGTGctcgttttccgttttctgcTGCTTTCGCTTGTTTAAATTACGCCCAAATGTAACACTTTCGCTTCTTCTGGTGCCCTTCCGTGTGCTAGAGTACAATACAAGATTTAAAGtgaaaataatataaattgtGTTAGAACATTTCGGTTTTAGcacgcttttcttttcttctgttgtTAGCTTTTATTTTGCACTTTCTGTTAAAAGTGCTTCATAATGCCGTCATTTGTTTTGCGAATATTACGCCTGGGTACTGTTGTATCGCTCATTTGTATATGTTGTTTGAACCGTGTTTGATGACGTTTTTATGTTGTTTCAGGTTAAAGGGAACTCCTTCAAagctttccccttttttttagtttggTTTCCCATCTCTTTTTTCATCACTTGTTACTTTCTGCTCATGTTgttattttccttctctcgTGTTGTGGTAACCGTTTCGAGTTTTGCTCTCCTACAACACTACAcacttgatttttgtttttcacaagCACTTCagtttcacttttttgttgttaggAAAACAAGTAGCTGAGTAACACCCGGGAGGGTAGTACTGCAGGTGACAGAAATTGATGGATCGACCTATTGATATCTAAGACTGAGCTTTGGCTGGTCAGGCTCGTTAAATGCAATCGTAGgggagaacacacacacacacaaaaccgtcATTCGGTTGCGTCTTGGTTTGTATAGAATCGAATAGAAAATAATTCGGCACAAGAGAGTTGCTACTGGGGCCCTTCAAATGTGCGCGCTAATGTGCTTGCAAAGCATGttgaaagcaaagaaaaattaaatttccattgtttttctgtgtgtaGTTTTCGTACTTTTCATTACTCTTAGCAACACATTAAATAGTTCTCGGTGATTGCTATGCTACGTTCTTCTgtaatttctctctctctctctctatctctctcctGCAGCACTGTAtgaatttgtttgttgtattcTGTTCGACCTAAACAACTACAAAAATCATATCTATCATCTTTCAACTACACTTGGTGCACTGCTGGCTGTGTTCtatattgttgttgttttgttgtcttgttaggtttggttttgttcctcttttgtgttgtgttgtgttggtttGCGCCTGTGTATTTTGTTTGCACCGCCGGTCTACACCACCGCTTCTCAATAAACACGTCCATCGTTTTATATAAGGAGTATAAAAAATATACACTTTTTGTtctgattttctttctttttttctgtgtaaTTTTTCCGCTTTGTTACTTCCTCTCGTGTTTGTGTTCTTCCTACGTGTTAGCTGCtactttgtttgtttccttttgttttcttcttcttctactcctTCTTTGAactactttttcttctccttttgtGAGTTTTCctttgttcttgttttatggtttgttcaagtgctattttttattttctcttttttttgctatacGATTCTCTCTTCCTtctctgttttgtttcctaTGGATTTAATCTAcgactgttttgtttgtcgcTCTGTTGCGTGACGCTTCACTAGATCATCAaacgttttatttatttatatatattttgttttgcttcgtcgTCTGTAAGGAATGAGAAAGTGAACCAAGcgcgacgcacacacacacaaacgtagGGCAGGAAGGTTTGTAGGGTGAGCTtgtttttctctaattttccccccaaaatggaggtttttatgtttttaattttgattttttaaggAGACATCTTACGAAGCGCGCATAATGATGCTTGCTGGCTGTGGCAAAtggtggaagaagaaaaatgggattttcttgtttttttgttttgttttaataatcgtttgtttgttggttgcttTAGCTATATTATACATTTTTCGAAATCGAGgttagatttttgttttggtaagtgtttgtggttgtgttttttcgttTACTTATTTGCACGTGACTACGGATGGATTTATACAGATGtaagtagtgtgtgtgtgttgtgtcctTTTTTGTATAGGGCAGGCAGGATAATAGAACGGGTACGATAGTGACGGATTTTGCTAGTAAATATGATTTTATATCTACCCCTGCTTCACTACCGAGGTACCACCATTTAAAGCAACTTAGACATCGATAGGCAACAGGGTTTGGGCAAGCGGTTAGAATTTGAAATGGCCCTAAGTTTGTCCGAAACTTTACGTTCAATCGTACTAACATCTACGATCGTTCCAAATGGCGATTAATCgagtttcgtttttgttgttcgatATACTATACTTTCCCGCCTTAGCTGCACCAAAGCCGAGAGAAAGGAGATTAATTTACGAACCGTTAATTGCGTGTTATAAAAAATGCCGCTAGTAAACCGAAAACAGGAATTTGCCTAAAAATGGTACCCTAAAGAGAATTTCAAAATGGtactacaaaaaaaggggatttGCGCTTCTCTTTCGATTTTAATTTTGATCTAAAACTCCACGCCCATCATTCCGTGTTATGTTTGCGAGTCGTACGTCATTCGAACGTTCGCCATTTTtgtcgcgttttttttttgtttcgtgaaGGAGCTTGTTGGTGTTTTCGTGTGTGGGTTGCTTTAAAACATCCGTTATAAAGGCCCCAAAAAAATGAGATTAGGATGTAGTATTCTTGGTGGAAAGTACTGGTTTCGGTTGTGGGAGCTTTCCCAGGTGACGATCATAAACGAGGAACGGCGCCAGCGTTGTTAGTAGCGAAATCTCTTTCTTATTACGAATATAATCGAATAAATGTGACGTGTAACGTAgtgttaataataaaaaaaatacccaTATCCGAGCAAAACCTAAGCTAACAGAACTGGGTGCTATAATGCCCGGCTGCAAATATAACGCAGTGGAAAAATAATGTAATAAGGGAAAAACTACTTGCAAAACAATTCTGAAacaatgtgctaggaaggatGGTGGAATAATGTGCTTCTTTTACTGTACGATGATGAGGTATTAGAGGAGTATTGAACCGGTCCAGAGAACCAGATGGTCGAGACTTTTATAGCAACGGATCTAGACTATTATAGCTCCTGCAGTAAGGAGTTGTTAAAATCGCgctgtgtgtaaaattattgcCAAGGAAgtagaaaaggaagaagaaagtatTGCCAATGCAGTTGTAAcactaaaatatttaaaaaagcaacattttAGTGTACAACCACCGCCTGGCTACGAATGTCGTTGAAGAAGAATGTATCTCGATGAACATAGAACACTATTTTCCACTTTCCCGTAAATGGTCAGATTTTTAAACAAGTAGATCAATATAAGCTAAATAACAgaacaaagcaaaacgaaaatagaaaaacaaataacccGCAACCATAaactgaagcaaaaacaaaagtaacACTATGCAGAGTAAATTGACAGCAAACGTTGTGCTGTGTTTATCATATCAAAGGAGAATATCATTCAAATATCTATCAATTTTgccgtttttcctttgctctTTTTAGATTGGTTGGTCGgtcgatttttgttgttgcgtgtgGTTTACGGTACCGAAACTAAAGATTGTATTCTTTCGAATTAAAGAATCTTTCCCGTCTGGATCATTCCGTCTGGACTGTGTAGTTTTGCTAGCAGTGTACTTATGATGTTTTCTGTCGATCATGTGTCTGTTGTGTGGTGCGTTTGTGGCATCGTACACCACATTATGCGGAAgtcgtcatcatcgttcgTCGTCCGTCGTTCGATTATGCTTTTGCGCCGGGGATCTTTCCCAGCACCTTCGAAAGATCGACACCGGTCAGGGCATTGATGGCTGGAGGCAGCTGTCCGACGAGACGCGTCACATCGCCCGTCGTTTGATCGTTTCCACCGATCAGTACAATCTCTTCGGTCTTTGCCAACGGAGCCGCAACTTCCGCCGCAATCTGGAGaatgaaaaaccaaaaaccgcaTTAGCAACGAAGATTAGTGCATTTGCGTGCCGCGAGCGTCGTGCACGTACCTTAGGCAGTGATTCGAGCACGATATTCATGATGGCCGCATCGCCGTACATCTTGTACACGTTCGCCTTCATGCGCATCCGCTCCGCTTCCGCTTTTCCGACCTGCTCGATGGCGTACGCTTCCGCCGAACCGATCTTCTTGATGCGCTCAGCTTCCGCACGTGCCGTTTCGACCGTTTGCGTGCGCTTACCCTCGGCGATCGTCTGCACGCGGTAGCTTTCCGCCTCGGCCGGCAGCTTTACGGTCGCGGACAGCTCGCAATCCTTTCGATTGATTTCCTGCGTTTCGATCTCGATCTGCTTGCGGCGCTCGACAATATCGATCTGAATTTCCTCGTTACGGATGCGCTGGCGGATCTTGGCTGCCTGCAGTTCGTACGCGAGTTGCGATTCAGCTTTCTGTGAATGTAAcggacgagaaaaaaaaaaacaccggaaGTGCATAAGGTGTCCTGTTTTAAGCTTATCGGTCGACCGGTTTCTTACCGCAGTGTTAATTTCCTGATCAAAGTTTGCCTTCTGCAGCTTGTACATGCGTGCGTTATCCTCGATCTTCGTGTCCGTTGAGTACTTTACGTCCATTGCGCTCTTTTCGCATTCCGCTTCCCGTATGCCAGCGTCACGGTTGGCTTCGGCAACGCCCGCATCAGCATCACGCTTCACGCTCGCCGTCTGTGCCTTACCGAGCGACTGCAGGTACTGGACATCGTCGTACACGTCCTTGATCGTAAAGGACAGTATCTCGATGCCCATCCTGCCGACGTCAGGGGCCGCGACCTCGCGCACCAACGCTGCGAACTGATCGCGGTCTTTGTACACCTCCTCGACTGTAAGCGTTCCTGTGGGTGGGAAAAATGGCGATTGAAAGTGATTAATAACaagggttttattttattttattttaatgtaaGTTCTATTAGTAACTTTTATCACTTTAtatgaaaaggaaacaaatatTCTATAGGCGGTGTTTCACATCATGAAACGCAAATGTTATCTTCGTAATGGCATTCAGCTGTAGTAGAAAGGATGTTATTTAgcaaaaaggacaaaaaatTGGACCAAAAGCTTTACATTCAAATCATTTTCAAGAAtgtgataatatttttttttaatgcgacggtccgatggccgagtcGATAACGCcgccagtcttcacatggcaggactggggttcaaaccccatccagaccgcgccTCCCTGTATTCAGAATTCAGTATCCCGTTATGGGTGAAATcaggtcacagaaagccagaaatggcagatgTAGTTTCAAATAACCTTCTTATAGGTAAATCAAATTTTGGAATAAATTTTTTAAACGTTCTTGGCACCGTGCCATGCAGTTTCAATGGTATTGATACGAAGGGTTTCGAAGGCCGATTCTTCCTGTGAGCATTCTGTTGATGTTTTGGAACAGGAAATTTTTTGGTTGAGTTTGGGTAACATTTATGAAGCTGTGGTTTGCACCGTTTTCCTCCCTATCAAATGAAACACAAGAAACTCGTTTTTGTCCAATTTTTTTGCTTAGCTCAAAATATTTTGACTTGTCGACTAATGGTCAGATAGCTATTAAATTTATAATTGTATCTTTTGAAGATCGTATTGCTATGTTGACGGCCTGATCATAATGCTTTCTACCCAAACGTTAATATGATGCGAATCAACATAACGCCCATAACGCCCCGATTTCTAAACATTTGTACGATTTTTGACAGTTTGGTAGGTAGATAGCCACGAGACATAGACATGAGGGTTTGAGGTAGAATAGGGTAGAACTGCAGGATTTAATGTCTAGTCGAAGGTTAACACAAGCCAAGGAAACTAGGAATTGCAGGGCAAGACCTCTCGACGCCCGCGAAGAAGAAGGTAGAGTTGGTGATCAAGATAGTCAAAGTCATAGCAAACTATTTACGCGAACCCATACTACTCGGAGGTTCTTAAGGCATGCTTATCACAACCAAAATCAATGATTTAAATAAGTGATGCAAGAACGCCAACATTGTCCTCAATTAATATGAACTTGAGTGATGATCACCTTCGACGACGGTCACGGTATGCCGACAATACATAATGAACCGATTAGGCCTGTGGGGCACGCGATAGAGGAGCCTGCCATTGATATAATTGgggggaatttatttttattgccctTGCTCATTTAAGCCCTTGATGCAATTGTTGTGTGCATACGGCTTATGTATACAAAACAGGAACAAAGTTTCTAAAAGTGACAACCGCCAAAAGAAGGTGTTGAAATAACACATTAAAGGGCACGAAACCACATCAAACCGCACTTGACTACAAAGTAGCGTGGTGGAGAAAGAAATTGTTAATGAAACTACACTTTCAGCCGTTTTTATTACCTTTTAATAATACCGTACGTTGCACCAAAGATCATGCCCAGCTGCAGCATACCCATCCAGACGAAACCCATCTGGGCACACTGTTTGTTGGAAGTGGTTTAATCGTTGTCTAGTACTTTAATGATCTCACAACACTTGCACTCAACCGTTCTCTCGAGCGGGAAGTTTATGTAACGACGATGGTCAGACAGAAAGGTTTTGCTTTATTCACTTTATTGTACACCGGAACCAAATGCTTCACTTTGAGGCTTATCGCTAAAGCGATTTATGGAAGGTTGTATTAGTTCGTTCACTCAACTGTTGGGTTAGAACACATGATGTTGGAGATTAAAATGAAGCTAGTAGATTGATCAGCATTCGCTGAAGTTCATTACGCCACCATAAAGCGACTGCAGTTCCGTTCGACTAGCAAAACGACACTGCTAACCTTCAAGATCACCGTTGAACTGTTGCCTGCCACAGCGTCAGTATCGATTCCAACGGTTTACTGATGGTGTGCTGGTTCTTGTTCAGGAACCTCTTTTAATACTATTTACCACCCTCTGTACGCGGAAGCGTAATCAATTCACGGAAGTGTACTACCTTCTTCAAGAGCAAACCGTACTTCCTTCGTTTTATCTTGGACAAAGAAGTGACCACCAAGTGGCACCCGGCATTTCACACGATGgataatgtaataaaaatgttcAATTTTGCTTTCAAGAAAACCATTGAACGCTACGCAACATGGCATTAAAATCATATCGCCTTCTCTTCAAGATAAATAGATCGCGAGTGTTCTTCTTCACCACTCAAACAAACCGAACGGTACAGCTGTTTGCTTATCGTGTGATGAagataagaacaaaaaaatacaccgTTGATGGTTGGCGATTCTGGTGCAAGATTTGTCGCAATGTGTTATCAGCAATGAGGAAGGTGTGTTTATCGGACCAGTTTGGACTAGCTGTATCTGTATTGCAATTTAATAGTCCGAGAGATACTATTAACAACTGAGCACCGACAATCGTCAGTGCGCTGTTCTGGCCTTAAAAAACCCTGCATCCGAACCGCATGGGGTCGCATTGGAGcacattttgtttgtgtgcgttcgAAATTCATACTGCAAGCAAAGTCCCTGAAGCATGCAACAGGAGGTCGCACCGTCCAAAATGTTTGCTTGAAGACCATGTGCAAAAAATCAATACCAACCCGTCATTCACTAGATGAAAATAGATATTCCAAGCCGTTTTTCCCAACGTGACTTTGAGCAGGGGGAGGAAAAAGGGGAACAAACCCTTGCAAGAACTGTGTCGCTCGGAAGGACGAGGGTGGCTAGTTAGTAGTTGCACGTGACAAGCAATTTTACCATTTGCAAGGGTCTCTACTTTACAAAGTAGAGAAGTTTGACTTTGACCAATGTAACAAGCGCGATTGTGGTGTATGGTCAACAACTGGAAAAACCTGTACCTATAAATTGCCAATAGCTTAATGCATAATTTCTACTTAGAAGCGGCAAAGTTCGACGGGCAACCTTGAGGGGTTGATCTTTTAGCAAGTAGCAAGTAGCAACTGGCGCTACTAACACTGAGCTAAGCTAAAAACGGTTAAATTTTGCAATCAAACGTTGCATATTTCACTTCATTATCAAAAATTAGATGACTAATTAGATTTCGTTAGCACTATATTCACGAACATTTTGCACCATTTATCTGCACACATTACTTTACACCTTTTCTGATTGTTCGCAAAAACACTTCTGGATTCGTAGGATTGAAAGCAAAAATTctaaaccaaacaacaaaaacactcaaTGACGCACGGTTCGTAATGCGTAAACAATGGTGTTGTTTCTCGATTGCAATCGGACGCAACTGGAAAGTACTTGTGTTTCGTTGGCAGAAGAAACTTTCTTCAAGCTCCGGCACTACTTATCACGCTACACTTATGCTTGTCCGGTTTGAATGACGCGCTCGCGGCGACTGCTGGGCCGATTCCTGGTTCAAGCAGTCAATGTCGGCTGCTAGTTACCGCGCACGCCAAAGTCTTTCCTGCAACGATTGCAGGGTTCTCGAGATGCCTTTGCAAGCGGAATTAAAATTACTTTTTGATCTATTTTGCCGATCTTAATTGAAGTCGGTGAAAAATGTAACTTCAGAGGTTTTTAATGGCGGTCTACACGAAGCGCAACTAGCAGTGCAAACTTGATTTATCGAAAAATGTTGTCGGTTTTTGATATATTTCCATACCAGACTTAGAGCATTTTTTCGCAAAATCGTATAGTTGCTTGGAGTTGTGCTACGTCAAGACCGCCTATTAGAGCTCATAAAAATGCGTAACTTATAATGTGCATAATTCATTCAAACGATGGCTTAAATTAGTTTTAAAAAGCCCATAACTCGTATAGTCTTCAACactttaatttgtaaagatgtTGATACAAGCAGTTAAAGTAATATTAAGCTAGAAATGATTCATAATTTAGCAATTCGGCTAGACCGCGCCTAtcgaatgaaaacaaaaattacttaATAATTTTAGTATTTTAATGAAAAGCTTTTTGACCTATTGATTTACActgacagaggaggcgtgctatgctcaaattgagatggagtgatggcgttaatGCGTCCACCTGAAAGGCTAGGACAAACAATTTTTGCTGCAGGTTAAGACCGAGCTGCGCTTTTAGCGCccaataagaagaaaaattctAATTATTTGGATAACGCGATCAATGGAATGCGATCAATGAAAGTTtctaattataataattataattataattttaaagtaACTATAATCCGGGGTGGTCCgatggcagaggcgataacagcgccaatcttcacatggcaggaccggggttcaaaaccCCATGCAAGGCTAGCTATTTTGAATTATCATCAGAACGCCCCAATAAATGACTCTACTTAGAGATAGATTTAACCTGTAGGTCAAAGTCTCTTTGAACTGAACCATTTTTGTTTAAgagatattttgttttgttttaacctTATTTTGTGACCACAAATGtgttgtacaacaaaaaaaaaatcaaagaaaacaATGTAGAGCTCCCTTTTGTGGTCTTATACTAATcaataaaaactaaacaattttatttactttatcaaacaaacgaacaaatcGGGTTACCTTATAATAAGCTCTGTTTAATTCAACATTCTATACCAATAAACTGTTAGATGCTAGAGTTTTAAGCTAGAGCACCAAAACAGTAAACCAAAAGACATTACCAAACctgaaataaacaaaactttgCGGAAAACCCTGTCAGTCTTCCCATAGTGAGCAAACGCAATGTAACTGAGTGAGCGTACAGAGCTAGTGAACCGGTAGCGGTGAGAGAAGCTGTTCAGAGCTGGCGTCTTCATTGACAC from Anopheles stephensi strain Indian chromosome 2, UCI_ANSTEP_V1.0, whole genome shotgun sequence includes the following:
- the LOC118502631 gene encoding flotillin-2 isoform X4, producing the protein MGNIHTVGPNEALIVSGGCCGSTKKRTIVGGWAWAWWLVTDVQRLSLEVMTLNPMCEMVETAQGVPLTVTGVAQCKIMKADELLGTASEQFLGKSVNEIKMTILQTLEGHLRAILGTLTVEEVYKDRDQFAALVREVAAPDVGRMGIEILSFTIKDVYDDVQYLQSLGKAQTASVKRDADAGVAEANRDAGIREAECEKSAMDVKYSTDTKIEDNARMYKLQKANFDQEINTAKAESQLAYELQAAKIRQRIRNEEIQIDIVERRKQIEIETQEINRKDCELSATVKLPAEAESYRVQTIAEGKRTQTVETARAEAERIKKIGSAEAYAIEQVGKAEAERMRMKANVYKMYGDAAIMNIVLESLPKIAAEVAAPLAKTEEIVLIGGNDQTTGDVTRLVGQLPPAINALTGVDLSKVLGKIPGAKA
- the LOC118502631 gene encoding flotillin-2 isoform X3 translates to MGNIHTVGPNEALIVSGGCCGSTKKRTIVGGWAWAWWLVTDVQRLSLEVMTLNPMCEMVETAQGVPLTVTGVAQCKIMKMMNVYYFHHQADELLGTASEQFLGKSVNEIKMTILQTLEGHLRAILGTLTVEEVYKDRDQFAALVREVAAPDVGRMGIEILSFTIKDVYDDVQYLQSLGKAQTASVKRDADAGVAEANRDAGIREAECEKSAMDVKYSTDTKIEDNARMYKLQKANFDQEINTAKAESQLAYELQAAKIRQRIRNEEIQIDIVERRKQIEIETQEINRKDCELSATVKLPAEAESYRVQTIAEGKRTQTVETARAEAERIKKIGSAEAYAIEQVGKAEAERMRMKANVYKMYGDAAIMNIVLESLPKIAAEVAAPLAKTEEIVLIGGNDQTTGDVTRLVGQLPPAINALTGVDLSKVLGKIPGAKA
- the LOC118502631 gene encoding flotillin-2 isoform X6, encoding MMNVYYFHHQADELLGTASEQFLGKSVNEIKMTILQTLEGHLRAILGTLTVEEVYKDRDQFAALVREVAAPDVGRMGIEILSFTIKDVYDDVQYLQSLGKAQTASVKRDADAGVAEANRDAGIREAECEKSAMDVKYSTDTKIEDNARMYKLQKANFDQEINTAKAESQLAYELQAAKIRQRIRNEEIQIDIVERRKQIEIETQEINRKDCELSATVKLPAEAESYRVQTIAEGKRTQTVETARAEAERIKKIGSAEAYAIEQVGKAEAERMRMKANVYKMYGDAAIMNIVLESLPKIAAEVAAPLAKTEEIVLIGGNDQTTGDVTRLVGQLPPAINALTGVDLSKVLGKIPGAKA
- the LOC118502631 gene encoding flotillin-2 isoform X1, with product MGNIHTVGPNEALIVSGGCCGSTKKRTIVGGWAWAWWLVTDVQRLSLEVMTLNPMCEMVETAQGVPLTVTGVAQCKIMKMMNVYYFHHQADELLGTASEQFLGKSVNEIKMTILQTLEGHLRAILGTLTVEEVYKDRDQFAALVREVAAPDVGRMGIEILSFTIKDVYDDVQYLQSLGKAQTASVKRDADAGVAEANRDAGIREAECEKSAMDVKYSTDTKIEDNARMYKLQKANFDQEINTAVRNRSTDKLKTGHLMHFRCFFFSRPLHSQKAESQLAYELQAAKIRQRIRNEEIQIDIVERRKQIEIETQEINRKDCELSATVKLPAEAESYRVQTIAEGKRTQTVETARAEAERIKKIGSAEAYAIEQVGKAEAERMRMKANVYKMYGDAAIMNIVLESLPKIAAEVAAPLAKTEEIVLIGGNDQTTGDVTRLVGQLPPAINALTGVDLSKVLGKIPGAKA
- the LOC118502631 gene encoding flotillin-2 isoform X2, with product MGNIHTVGPNEALIVSGGCCGSTKKRTIVGGWAWAWWLVTDVQRLSLEVMTLNPMCEMVETAQGVPLTVTGVAQCKIMKADELLGTASEQFLGKSVNEIKMTILQTLEGHLRAILGTLTVEEVYKDRDQFAALVREVAAPDVGRMGIEILSFTIKDVYDDVQYLQSLGKAQTASVKRDADAGVAEANRDAGIREAECEKSAMDVKYSTDTKIEDNARMYKLQKANFDQEINTAVRNRSTDKLKTGHLMHFRCFFFSRPLHSQKAESQLAYELQAAKIRQRIRNEEIQIDIVERRKQIEIETQEINRKDCELSATVKLPAEAESYRVQTIAEGKRTQTVETARAEAERIKKIGSAEAYAIEQVGKAEAERMRMKANVYKMYGDAAIMNIVLESLPKIAAEVAAPLAKTEEIVLIGGNDQTTGDVTRLVGQLPPAINALTGVDLSKVLGKIPGAKA
- the LOC118502631 gene encoding flotillin-2 isoform X7; the encoded protein is MGIEILSFTIKDVYDDVQYLQSLGKAQTASVKRDADAGVAEANRDAGIREAECEKSAMDVKYSTDTKIEDNARMYKLQKANFDQEINTAKAESQLAYELQAAKIRQRIRNEEIQIDIVERRKQIEIETQEINRKDCELSATVKLPAEAESYRVQTIAEGKRTQTVETARAEAERIKKIGSAEAYAIEQVGKAEAERMRMKANVYKMYGDAAIMNIVLESLPKIAAEVAAPLAKTEEIVLIGGNDQTTGDVTRLVGQLPPAINALTGVDLSKVLGKIPGAKA
- the LOC118502631 gene encoding flotillin-2 isoform X5; its protein translation is MMNVYYFHHQADELLGTASEQFLGKSVNEIKMTILQTLEGHLRAILGTLTVEEVYKDRDQFAALVREVAAPDVGRMGIEILSFTIKDVYDDVQYLQSLGKAQTASVKRDADAGVAEANRDAGIREAECEKSAMDVKYSTDTKIEDNARMYKLQKANFDQEINTAVRNRSTDKLKTGHLMHFRCFFFSRPLHSQKAESQLAYELQAAKIRQRIRNEEIQIDIVERRKQIEIETQEINRKDCELSATVKLPAEAESYRVQTIAEGKRTQTVETARAEAERIKKIGSAEAYAIEQVGKAEAERMRMKANVYKMYGDAAIMNIVLESLPKIAAEVAAPLAKTEEIVLIGGNDQTTGDVTRLVGQLPPAINALTGVDLSKVLGKIPGAKA